The sequence below is a genomic window from Microcebus murinus isolate Inina chromosome 4, M.murinus_Inina_mat1.0, whole genome shotgun sequence.
GGGAGCcgggaaggggagggaggcagccagcCTTTCCTGGCACAGCCTTTGGGTTTGCCCACAGGGCAGGACAGCTCCCTGcgtcccctcctgcagccccctgcctccttccgagaggaaggggaggcagtCAACGGAGGACCTGTCTCACCAGGGAGTGCGGGGGACAGAAAACGACTGTAGTCTCCAGTCACCTGAGACAGAGCGCActccctggggctggggtctGAGGGCAACAGGCCTCCCACAGGAAGGTTTAGGGACACAGCACCCTTCTACCCACTTTCTCCTCCTCACCGCAACGTCTGCCCTGGAAGACTCACCTCCTCTCAGACCCTGCTTGCCACACCTTCCTCCCACCCGGGTGTCCTTCATGGAAATCTTCCCGAACCATCCTTCATTCTCCTCTGAAAAGTCCCCTTCAGCCTGTGGCTCTCACTGGTCTCCTCCCTCAGACTGGTACATCTGTGGCTCTATTCCATCTGCATTCTGTGCCCTCATGTGTCCAGCAGGCCGTGAGTCCTCAGTAAATGCCTGGCATGTGAAAACAAGagaatgaatgtgtgaatgagAGAACAGCCTGACCCAATGAATGACAAGGTGAATGAACAGACTTCTCTTGCCTGTGTAATCCCAGCTTGCTGGCGACACTGTAGGGGATGCATGTGCTCCTTTCTCTGGCCTCCCTCCAGGGCCTGCCTCGTCCTGGCTGGGCACCCGGCACTCCTAGCACATGGGCTGAAGCCTCACAAAGACTCGTTaataaggccgggcatggtggctcacacctgtaatcctagcactctgggaggttgaggtgagaggattgctcaaaggtcaggagttcgaaaccagcctgagcaagagccagaccctgtctctactaaaaaaagaaagaaattaattggccaactaagaacatatagaaaaaattagccaggcatggtggtgcatgcctgtagtcccagctacttgggagcctgaggcaggaggattgcttgagcccaggagtttgaggttgctgtgttaggctgacgccacagcactctagcctgggcaacagagtaagactctgtctcaaaaaaaaaaaaaaaaaaaaaattcagatatcgaccacacagcaaaaaaaaaaaaaaactctttgatAACTAAAGGTGATGTGGGGTTGTTGAATGCAGACTAAAGAATCCAAAcatagccgggcgcagtggctcacgcctgtaatcctagctcttgggaggctgaggcgggcggattgctcaaggtcaggagttcaaaaccagcctgagcaagagcgagaccccgtctctactataaatacaaagaaattaattggccaactgatatatatatataaaaaaaaaattagccgggcatggtggcgcatgcctgtagtcccaactacttgggaggctgaggcagaaggatcgctcgagcccaggagtttgaggttgctgtgagctaggctgacgccacggcactcactctagcctgggcaacaaagcgagactctgtctcaaaaaaaaaataaaaataaaaaaaaataaaaaaaaaagaatccaaacatTACCATTTTGCCCAGAATTTAGGTAAAATAGTTTCATCACAATCAAATTTTAAGTTGGAAAGGAGTATGTTTTGCTCTAATACAAACTTTTCAAACCCCATAACCTTGCTTATTAGGTGTATTAAATAGCTGGCACTTGGCCCTGTTCCAGGCTCTGATCCTTGCAACAACCTCATGAAGCAGGCActatcccattttaaagatggtgaaactgaggcacagaggttcCATAATGTGCCAAGACCACACAGCTCAcacatggcagagctgggatctgaacctGGGCATCTGGACAGGAGTCCGTGTACTTGACCTCAAGGCTTCACCACACACCTGAGTACATTtgcagggctttttttttttttctgggcctTAGTtcttcccatctataaaatgggaagagaGGAAGCTCAGACTATCTAAAAGGCTTTGCCTTTTAGGTCCATTGGATGTAAGTTGTAAATTCTCTGTAGACACCAATAATGTGGAAAAGTTAGAGGCAAGTAACTAGGATTCAGACTTACTTTATCAGAGAACCCGTTAAGCCCTTGAGGCATTTGTGCTGCTGGCTTCCCCACAACCCACCCTGAAAAGATGAGAGGAGAGACAGGTATAGTATGCAATGGCATgacatgtattgagcacctactgaaTGCCAGGTCCATGacacattttactgatgaggacacCGGCCCAGAAAAGGCAAGTGACATGACCTGGGTCATACAGCATGGAAGTGGGAAAGCCAacatttgaacccaggcctgcctAGCTCTGAGCTGAGCATGTAACCTCTACGTCCCATGTCCATGGGCGACACCAAGCTGCCTCCTCTGAATCAGGCAGTTGGGTTCTGTTTCTGACTCTGCTTCCAATCCACAAAGTAACGCTGAGTGGTCCCTCCCCCTCACACTGCCTGTATATCCTTCCCTGCAAAGTAAGTGGCTGCCTTGGTCCCTCAGCCGTTGGCTTTCAGCGAAGTTGTTTTCACtctggccaccagggggcgccgCTGTCGTGCCAGTGGCTCTGCTAGACCCACCTTTGCAGACTCAAGTCCAGGGGAAAGAGGCGGTAGGGAACTCCTTAATCAACTCCTTCCTCTATTTAACAGAAAACCAGACTATGGACAAAAGAAGGGCCATGGATTTGGAAGGTGGAGTTCAGGCTGAGGAGGGCGCTGTCCACAGTGTGGACCATTCATACCGGTTAACTAAAAGTTATCAGGGCCCTGTCTGCCCCGGACCccgagacacacagagacaccagACTCGGCATTTCTCCTCAGGAGGTTCCCCGTCTGGGAGAGACACACAGACCCACCATGATCACAatctccccaccccagggaccCCAGAAGCAgctctggtttcaaactcctgaccttgagcaatcctccctcctcagcctcccagagtgctaggattacaggcgtgagccaccgcacccagccagcaTAACATACTTAGTACTTCTAACCTCACGACATCCTGGAGAGGTGGGTGCAGCATTTCCCTGTCTCTGAGAGAAGGTAAATCACTACCCAAAGGTCACAGAGCTGATCCATACAGTTGGGCTTTAAACCCAAGTCCATCAACCTCTACTAacacagagaaggagacataTGACCAGGCTTTTGAAGCATGAATAGAAGTTCACTAGGAAGGCTAAAGGGAGATGACtacaatagaaagaaagtaaactGGATTTCTCCCAAGCTTGAGCTTTATTGTACTCCAGGTTTCCTTGAAGCAGGAGCTGTGTGGGGCCTCCATGGGTGGTGAATATAAGAGATGACAAAGTCGGTGCCCTCACTATTCAGATGGGGAGatcgaggcccagagagggacagcGCCTATCAGGTGGTGAGTAAGCATGTCACTGACAGGTTGTGTTTTGCTTCGCCAGCCTCTCCAAATGTAGGAAACCCAGCTGGGCAGCCATGGAGTGGGACAATGGCACAGGCCAGGCTCTGGGCTTGCCACCCACCACCTGTGTCTACCGTGAGAACTTCAAGCGTCTGCTGCTGCCACCTGTGTATTCAGTGGTGCTGGCGGCTGGTCTGCCGCTGAACATCTGTGTCATTGCCCAGATTTGCACATCCCGCCGGGCCCTGACCCGCACGGCCGTGTACACCCTAAACCTGGCCCTGGCCGACCTGCTGTatgcctgctccctgcccctgctcATCTACAACTACGCCCAGGGTGACCACTGGCCCTTCGGTGACCTCGCCTGCCGCCTGGTCCGATTCCTCTTCTACGTCAACCTGCACGGCAGCATCCTCTTCCTCACCTGCATCAGCTTCCAGCGCTATCTGGGCATCTGCCACCCACTGGCCCCCTGGCACAAGTGCGGGGGCCACCGGGCTGCCTGGCCTGTGTGTATAGCCGTGTGGCTGGCTGTGACAGCCCAGTGCCTGCCCACAGCTGTCTTTGCTGCCACAGGCATCCAGCGTAACCGCACCGTCTGCTACGACCTGAGCCCGCCCGCCCTGGCCGGCCACTACATGCCCTACGGCATGGCCCTCACGGTCATCGGCTTCCTGCTGCCCTTTGCAGCCCTGCTGGCCTGCTACTGTCGCCTGGCTCGGCGCCTGTGCCGCCAGGATGGCCCCATGGGGCCTGTGGCCCAGGAGCGGCGTGCTAAGGCGGCCCGCATGGCTGTGGTGGTGGCAGCCACCTTTGCCATCAGTTTCCTGCCTTTCCACGTCACCAAGACAGCCTACCTGGCCGTGCGCTCCACACCAGGTGTCCCCTGCCCCGTGCTGGAGGCCTTTGCAGCCGCCTACAAAGGCATGCGGCCCTTCGCCAGCGCCAACAGCGTGCTCGATCCCATCCTCTTCTACTTCACCCAGAAGAAGTTCCGCCAGCGGCCGCGGGAGCTAATATGGAAACTCACGGCCAAATGGCAGCGGCACGGCCGCTGAGTCCGCCAGGGCAGGACTCCCAGGGCCCGGGCAGCTGTCACATTTGCCATTGTGGCCAGGCCACCAGCAGCCCCACCAAACCCAAGCCATGCAGAGAACTAGAGCTCAGCTCGGCTGGCATGGAGTAAGGTCCCTCACAGACCCCAGGACCTCaccaacaactatttattgagcccttTCTCTGGACCAGGCCCTATGGGCACAGTGACAGACTGGCCTGCGCCTGACTCTTGCGAAGCCAGCCATGGAGAGCTGGGGAAATCATGTTAAGCTGCTCACAAAAATATGGTCTGACATGTAAACAAGGGGCGTGCCTCATGCTTTGGAGTCACCAATGAAGTGGGTGAGGGAAGATGGGAGGAAGAAGTGATAGCTTCTGGAAAGGGGCATTTGAGCTGGGTTTTGAGGGATGACTATGAGCTCTTGGGGTGGCGGGAGTGATATTCCATTTACTCAGTAAACCTTTGCTGACACCTGCTCAGGCCTGGGTTGGTTCTGGGGTACCATAGAGGCTCCCAACTGCTGGCTGCATAGACTGACACATCATCAGGGCTGTGACAGAGGGAAGCATGGCTGGGGGGGTGGTGCCCGGAGGATGTCAGGAAAGACCTCTCTGAGGAGGGAGCATCTGAACCAGGAGTCAAAGGCTGAGCAGGAGCTCAGCAGACAGAGCGGGGAGCACAGTGCAGCCTGGGCCAGCCTCCTGCGGGGCTCTGCCCTGGGGCAGATAAGCAGAGGGCTAGGGTGGAGGATGGTTGTCTCCATGTGCACCAAAGCTGAGAAAACAAGAGCTGTCTGTCCCACAGCCACCTCCAGACAAGGGCAAGAGTTGGCAAGACACGTCCCGGGCTGTGGGAGCTCAGCGGAGGGAGGAATGGGGGGCTTTTTATAAGAGGTAGGGCTTGAGCTGGGAAGAATGTAAAGAGCAGAGAGAGTGGAGTTGCTCCTGGGGGAAGGCACAAAACCCGGAGGGAGGAATGAGCTGAGCGTGGCTATAAAGTGACACTGAGTTTCCATGAAACCTGGGGGTCGGGTGTGTGGAGGGGGGCTGCCAGAGCACAAAATGCTAGGAAGAGCCCCAAACCCACCTCTCCTTCACCCACCTCTTCGAATGTGGCTCTTTCAACCTTGGGGGATCCTGTGTCTGGGGTACCTCCACCAGGCCTCCAAGTGATGGGACATAGCCCTGCAGCATTGCTTCATGCTAAAAGGAGAAGCCAGCAGCTGAGGAGACTCAGAGCCACCAGAGGGCTGCCACATGGAGGTCCCATGGCTGGGAAGCTGTTAACCAGTCTTATGACAGACTGTTCCCGCTgtgtcccacccctgccctctcaGGTCCATCATTCCGACCTGTGGGTGTCCGGAAGGCTGACTTGAAGCCATGTTGTATAGACACATCTCAAACACAGATCTGAGCCATAAAACGTCTTGGAAAGGCATCTTTATTGAGGGTCTCTGGAGGAGGTAGCAAAGAGGAGTTGTAGCACCCAAGAATCCTCTTCCCCTCTGAGCACTGCCCCAGTCCTTATTCCCTCCTCCCAGATCTGTCTTTCACATGTAGAACAATCTAGCCAACTGCTCGCGCCACACACAGACCCCATAAGTGAAAGGACTAGCCATGGCAGAGTCTTCCTTTGTAGAAGGTAAGGCCGGAGAGGGAAGTGCAGgggacagagcagggcagggagtaCTATATAATTTACACAATGTTCTTTTAATGCTGCCTAGTCCCCAAGGCTGCTGGGCACCAGGGCCATTCAGACCAGGGCTTTGGAGAAGTGAAACTCCATAGTAATGTCAGAGGCATGTTTGCAGCTGGCCCAGGAAGTGTGGAAACCAGGCCCAACCCACCCTGGGAAAACATCCAAGGTGTCCTTGCTGGAGAGACTGACCATTTGGACAGAAGGAACTTTGACTCTTTTGACCACAGTGAGATAGGCATATGGGAACATTAGGAGACAGAGGCTGGTTCTTACTTCCTGTGCGGTGAAATGCCACGCCAAGCAGGACAAATAGCACACACCTGGCATCTAGCCCCGAGCCTGAGACAGTCTCTGTGATTGCTTGGGATGGGGGCACCGAGGGGAGAGTGAAGCAGGAGTCAGgggcctctgcccacagcccagcTGAGCCCTGTAGAGTCCCCGATGACTGCCCCAGCCAACTACCAAGAGCTGTGACCCTTTGGTTACTTTTCTGGGAGTGGAAATTGTGGCCTACAGGTAAATTCCATTCCCAGCTTCCCTTTGCAAGCAGAATAGCATGGAGGGTACAGACTCCAGAGCCAGACCTCCTGGCTGTGTGTCCAGGCTCTACCATTTATTGCtactctgggcaagttatttaatatctttgtgtCTCAACTTCCCCAagtataaaatgggaaaaacGATACTTGTaaagttgtgaggattaattaaTATGTGCAAAGTGCTCATTAATAGAAAAACTCCTGGAAGATAATAGGCAcacaatgaatgttactattataattattttgcctttttggaACACAAGTTCCTCTAGGTTCCCTCTCTAGGAATAGGCATGGGGGGTCCTAAAAAGGGGGTGTTACGTAGGGGGttgcaatcatttttttttctctcttacctAAAAGGCAGCGtgatcttttaagaaaaaaaaagttcagccgggcgcggtggctcacgcctgtaatcctagcactttgggaggctgaggcgggcggattgctcaaggtcaggagttcgaaaccagcctgagcaagagcgagaccccgtctctactataaatagaaagaaattaattggccaactaatacatatatataaaaattagccgggcatggtggcgcatgcctgtagtcccagctactcgggaggctgaggcagcaggattgcttgagcccaggagtttgaggttgctgtgagctaggctgatgccacggcactcactctagcctgggcaacaagcgagactctgtctcaaaaaaaaaaaaagaaaaaaaaagttcatcacACTTTTTTGAACATAAGGACCATAATCCACGAGTCCCATCTGTTCCTATAAGAAGgaaaaaccatttattttatatgcCAGTGCCCAGGACTCTAAGTGCTGTCTGGGGGCTTgatttcccccttcccctctccttccctttgtctctttcctcttccctgccttctctctcctctctctaaCCCAGAGCACACTCAGTggagggtggggggcgggggcttACCTGGGGATGTTCTGCCTGCTGGGGTGGGAGACAGAGGGGACACAGAGGTGTGGAGGTAGAGGGTGGTGAGCGGACAGGGGACCATGCAGGTTCCAAGGGGTCCAAGGTGACTTTCCTGTTGGTTGGGGAAGACTTCCCTGGGGATGGAGCAGGGaactgggttgtttttttttattattaattttttaatatattttttataaatattaaaagttatttatttctttttattttctttatttcacttttctggCAAATTTGGGTAGGGAACTGGGTCTTAAAGGATGGAAGTACCTGGACTGAACAGGGGGTAAGGGTGCTTCTGGTCAGGGAACAGCACAGGCAAAGGCATGGGGGCTGCTGGAAGAGGGGTAGGAGGGGTAGTGGCTGCAGATGAAGCTGGAGAGTGACGGCCTTGGGTGCCAGGCCAGGGAAGCACTGGGGCACCATAACTGTGACAGCAGTGACCATTTACTGGGCCCTGCAAGTTCTAGGCACTATgcaatgtgctttttttttttttgagacagagtctcactttgttgcctaggctagagtgagtgccgtggcgtcagcctagctcacagcaacctcaaactcctggctcaagcaatcctcctgcctcagcctcccaagtagctgggactacaggcattcgccaccatgcccggctaattttttgtatatatattagttggccaattaatttccttctactttatagtagagatggggtcccgctcttgctcaggctggtttcgaactcctgacctcgagcaatccgcccgcctcggcctcccagagagctaggattacaggcgtgagccaccgcgcccggcctgcaatgtGCTTTatacacattttctcatttactccTTATTATAActcagatagggaaactgaggcccagatgtGAGAACTGacttgccaaagtcacacagtctTTCTCTAACCCAGATACTAAATCCccccctcctttccctttcctttcttcaccTGGCATCCAAATGCCCACCTTCCCTGTCCGGTCTCCTTTCTTGGCACCCCAAAGTGTGGCAGAGGCAGCTGGGTGCCAACCACAATATTAGTTCTCCCCCTTTAGCTGGCGCATGGCTTCCTAGGATGAAAACTCCATTTCCCAGACTCTCTTGCAGCTAGGTATAGCCAGTTCATTTACTCCTGGTTAGTGGGATACAATCAAAGTGCCCTAAGCCAGTTTAATATGGGGAGCGGGGAGGACCTTTAAGAGATCTGCAGTGTCTTTGCCGCCCCGGTCCCTTCTTGTTGCTGACAAGGTGGATGTGACAGCTGGAGCGCCATCGTGGGCCATGAGAGCAGGGGCTCCTTCTACGGCTGGTGAAGCAGGAAGCTGGAAACAGCTTGGGCCTCCAACCATTCCATCTGGGGGTCACCTAAATCCAGACTTttgcatgaaaaagaaataaatgtctgtcctTTTTAAGCCACTAGTTTTTCAGACCTTTGTTACCCACAGCCAAAACTAATCCCTTTACTCGGGTTCTATCCTGAGATGGTGGGCCTTAGGTGGAGGCCAGGTGGCAAGCTGGGTGGGAGCTAGGAGTCAACAAGGTCTGGGGACACCCAGGAAGGCTTCTTAGAAAAGGCACAAAGCACGGGGAAGGGTCAGCTCCAAACTGGCTGGAGGCTGATGGGGCAGACATGCTTCCTGAGGGAGAGAGTGCCTGGGTAGAGTCCTGGGAACTCCAACATTAGGAGGAGGAGGTAGAAGACAGGAGCTTGGGGGGTCTCTAAATGAAGGTGGCATGGCAGGGCAGTGGAGTCGGGTGAGTGAGGGGGGATGGAGAAGAGGAAGTGGGGGTGGtaagtgaagaaaagagaagaagattCTGAGGGGGCCAAGTCCAGGGAAGGAGTTTCTAGAACAAAGCCCTTAAAGTGTGGGTTATTGGCAGTTGAGGACAGGGAGCCAGAGAAGTGGAGTCAAGGATGGGGGAAggctgtgcgtggtggctcacacctgtaattctagcactctgggaggctgaggtgggcggactgctccaggtcaagagttcaaaaccagcctgagcaagagccagaccctgtctctactataaatacaaacaaattaattggccaactaatatatatagaaaaaattagccgggcatggtggcgcatgcccatagtcccagctactctggaggctgagacagcaggagtgcttgagcccaggagtttgaggttgctgtgagctaggctgatgccacggcactcactctagcctgggcaacaaagcacgactctgtctcaaaaaaaaaaaaaaaaaaaaagcatggggGATCCAGAGAGCCAGGAATGAGGGCCTGTCTTGTGGAGATTCACCTCCCAAGCAAAGCCCAAAGGCACTTGGTCTGTCCTGGCAGTGGACGTAGGTGGCCCTTTCTtcccttgtttatttatttaataaacatttgccTCTGAGAGGAGCTCAAACCCAGACCCTACCCTCAGAAAGCATCCGGGGGGTTGAGGGCGCAGACAAAGAAACAGTTCATCCAGTaaacagcatttattgagcacctactgtatgccagtcATCATGCTGGGCAATAGGTCCCTGCCCGCAGGGAGCACATGGTCTGAGGGAGGAGACGGGCAATAATGAAATAAACGCATACACACCTGGACCATTACAGCTGGGAAGGAGAGCTCAGAACAACATACAGAGGGCCAGGCCCAAGGAAGGTCTCACTGGGGAGAGGATGAGCTCATGGAATGGTCAGCAGCTGAGCGATGCTGGGACCAGAGGGCCCTGACCTAgttgaggcacaaagaagtttcCTTAGCTGAGGCCCAAAGGCCTCAGAGGCATCAGCTCAGGGCAGCAGGGCTGCAACAGAGTCTGTGACTTTGAGCTCCCTCACTCTTTTCAGCCTCTgtttctttacctataaaatagtgataatactACCAGCCCTCCCTAAGCCACCAGGGATAATGAGAATAGAAAAGTTAGagcaaaaatttcagaaaatactaaaaatactatATCCCAATAGAAGAATGGGCAAGAGGCACCAACAGGCACTATGGATTAACAGAAATGCAGGTGATCAGAAAACACAGAAGAGATATTTGATCCCAGCTTGGCAATCCCTCCTAATGTTGAACAGTTGCATGCCCTGGGCCAGAGCATTTCTGTCCATGTGCACCTGGAGTCATGCTTGACACTTAGCAAACACCTGGAAACACCAAAATGCACATCAACAAGACAATGGATCAATACACTGTGCTATATTCACATATTGGAATACTCCACGCTGCCAGGGTGCTATACCAACATGCAACAATATAGATAAATTGTAGCagtataatattaagaaaaaagaaatcccccAAAATTACATGGAACAAGATAGCctctttataaagttaaaaacaattaaaatgaaaatatataggaaGGAATATGTAGATGCAATAAAACcatataaaaaggaaaggaagagaatgccaaacacaggattttttttttgagacagagtctcgctttgttgtccaggctagagtgagtgccgtggcgtcagcctagctcacagcaacctcaaactcctgggcttgagtgatccttctgcctcagcctcctgagtagctgggactacaggcatgcgccaccatgcccggctaattttttatatatatatcagttggccaattaatttctttctatttatagtagagacggggtctcgctcttgctcaggctggttttgaactcctgaccttgagcaatccgcccgcctaggcctcccaagagctaggattacaggcgtgagccacagcgcccggcccaaacacAGGATTTGAAATGATGGTTATCTAAGTGGTGGGacaggctggacatggtggctcacacctgtaatcctagcactctgggaggccgaggtggacggactgctggaggtcgggagttcTAAGTGGTGGGTCAGCAGGAAAATGGGTGGGAAGGGAACTATATAATGAAATGTAAGTTACGGTAAAAGTCCTAGttgtattgttttggtttttggtgaAAGCCAATTAAATAACTGATGAGAATGTATTATGAACAAAAGATTATAAATAATCCAATCCTGTGTGCTTTAGGCCTAACTGTATAGGAAAGGGGTCAATCTCAAATAGTTTCTATTTGGCTTTGGAATAGAGTCAAGAGCCAGACTGCCCCCTTAGACAGCTCCTTCCTGGAGCTTGTTGCTTCTGGGGGTCCCTTCAGTCgtcatctctctccctcctcaatacagatgctccttggcTAACAATGGGCTTATGCCCCAATAAactcatcataagttgaaaattcATTCAATAcgcctaacctaccaaacattgGCGCTttgcctagcctaccttaaacatgctcagaacacttacattagcatagagttgagcaaaatcatctaacacaaagcctattctATTAAAAAGTGCTAAATATCTCGtgtaatttattgaacactgtactgaaagtgaaaaacaaaacggTTGTGTGGGTGCTCAaaatacagtttctactgaatgtgtacgCATATTTCATGTCaccttaaagtaaaaaaatcataagtcaaaccatcattTAAGTTGGGGACTATCTGTATCCAAAGCCCATCACTTGCCGTGACTGCGACCATCAAAACCTTCCCATATTGATTTCTGCAAGGGATTCTATGGCCCTGACCTCACTGGGTCAGCATGACTCACCAGGTAGAGGGGTTACTATTTTCATTCCCCTTTCATAGATAAGAAGCCCGAAGCCCAGAGAAAGGAGTGACCTACTGAGGGTCACTGGGCACATCTGCATGTGGGCCCAGCTTCAAAATCCCAGCCTAGGGTTTCTCTCTCCACCCTGGTATCCAGTGCtaccagccctgcccccagcccaagATGAGTCTTCTCAAGGTTGAAAACTTC
It includes:
- the P2RY6 gene encoding P2Y purinoceptor 6; its protein translation is MEWDNGTGQALGLPPTTCVYRENFKRLLLPPVYSVVLAAGLPLNICVIAQICTSRRALTRTAVYTLNLALADLLYACSLPLLIYNYAQGDHWPFGDLACRLVRFLFYVNLHGSILFLTCISFQRYLGICHPLAPWHKCGGHRAAWPVCIAVWLAVTAQCLPTAVFAATGIQRNRTVCYDLSPPALAGHYMPYGMALTVIGFLLPFAALLACYCRLARRLCRQDGPMGPVAQERRAKAARMAVVVAATFAISFLPFHVTKTAYLAVRSTPGVPCPVLEAFAAAYKGMRPFASANSVLDPILFYFTQKKFRQRPRELIWKLTAKWQRHGR